GTTTACGACTGCCATGGGTGGTATGCATCCTCTGCTAAGGTGGCTGTCGCAGGTGTAGCATATCCACTCATGCAGTCTTTCTTGTGGCACAGAGCAAGGGGTagagcagtcactgtcacaaaagtgaacatagttTCCTGTCAAGCATGCTGCTGCGACTTTTGcgtgtttacaatatttttgtcttttgcattctttgacctgattaggaaacatggttctgttacaaacagtacaaatgtatgtgggtCCATGTCTAATGGACTCACGAAAGGCAGCTATGGCTGCTTCCATCACCGGATCAATAAGGGGCTGGGGGCGGTGGGgcacaatttgtctgtattttctcctgattcGAAGAGCTCTCTGCATCTTGTAAAATAtgctaaaggcagcatttgtggccaatttggttcctctctgctggTTACAACGTTGATTAAAACGACGTCTAAattctggatcactgtgatatcTAAGATTGaaatcttgctttttcttttggctatAGCTTTGATCCGTGTTATACCTCTGAGACATGCCAAATTTTTGTCTGCTCCGAAACGCTGCATCTGACTGGTATCTATctgtaatgtgtttcttttgtctggtgcggaacgtggcatcttccttgtatctatctgtaatgtgtttcttttgtctggtgcggaacgtggcatcttccttgtatctatctgtaatgtgtttcttttgtctggtgcggaacgtggcatcttccttgtatctcTTTGTAATGTAAGTCTTCCGTTGTTGCCTGAAAGTAGCATCTTCCCTGTATCTTCGGATgacttcttctttcttcttatcTTGAACATTGTCATAGTAACGTTTGAAGGACAGTAATCGCTGTTTCTGATGGAGATTGTCTTGGGCATATCTTCTCCTTTGTGCTTGGAGCTTTTTTCTCCGAaattctggacagctgctgtattttttcctttcatattgggtgtttttccttttttcttcttcaccagAGAGTAATGCGCTTTGGTTTTTGCTGGCTTTCCGCATCGCTCTTCGTCGCTGTTGCTTTGGcaattttgtgaaatgttcttTTGCTGGTGGTGCGGGAGCCGTCTTATGgacacgctctgctgctggtggtgcggGAGCCGTCTTATGgacacgctctgctgctggtggtgcggGAGCCGTCTTACGgacacgctctgctgctggtggtgcggGAGCCGTCTTACGgacacgctctgctgctggtggtgcggGAGCCGTCTTACGgacacgctctgctgctggtggtgcggGAGCCGTCTTACGgacacgctctgctgctggtggtgcggGAGCCGTCTTACGgacacgctctgctgctggtggtgcggGAGCCGTCTTACGgacacgctctgctgctggtggtgcggGAGCCGTCTTACGgacacgctctgctgctggtgggagagCTGTTCTGGATACACTGTGTGCCAGAGATGCCTGAGGGCATTCTCTAGAACCAATGGCTTCAAATGACACCGGAACAAACTCATAACTGGCAGAAGGTCCACGATTTGCAAAGAGTTTGTGCAGGTGGTCAGCCAAGTCACTGATTTCCGAGAAGGTCTTCATAATTGCAGTTCCATGGGGGTGAGGTAAGCCCATCACATTTCGTGagtgtgaatcaaacacaccataccTGCCTGATTGGTCACGGAAAACTGCAATACACTCTGGACTTACTATGATTAAAGCCAGATTAACTtcacctgacagacactctaactgtgtggcaaggggcagaTACCAAGCCTGGCTTCCACTGGCTTTCATAAGTCCACACCTGATTTCAGGCATGTGGACGTTGCACACATCTGTGTCAGTCAGGACTTGTTTGGGCAGTTCTTCCACAGCGAGATGGTCACTGCGGAATCTTTTTTCCCGGATaagctgttgttttacaccTACATAAAGTGAATCTCCCTTTGCCAGCACTCTATCGAGGGCAGCAGTGTTGAACCGACAGCCCTCGTTCTGATAAGCCAAAAAAGTCAGGGACATGCAGGTACACTGGTGGTTCCTGGAGAACTTCCTGTACCTCATGTCACTCTGACTATGACTAGCCCTAATACTAGCACTAACTGGCACCTGAAATATAAGATAaattataatcattatcataaaGGACTACTTATTAGCATAACCGTAAGCATAGTAAGGCTGACAATCTTACACATTACTTGACTtgaacacattaacacagattattccatttttcaaatttaaatgttttgagaccATCATCAACCTTTGTCATCTTGACCAAAGTCTGAAGGAGGCTTTAAAGGACCTTTAAATCTCACACATCCCCAGTACTTGTGTCACAccttttacacatgaaaacattaatatttaaatttatATTACAATGGCAGTGTATTAAAACATATCACTTACACTTTCATCACTTACATCACCACACTTTCCCTTCAACAAACACTTGTTCACGCCCACAATAaacctgaatgtaaatgtctttACCTCTTTGGAAGGGGAATGAGAGGTGGAGAGTCCATCATCGATGATCCAGGGCCAGCAGGTCGATGAAGGTGTCCAGGTCGTCTGTGATAAGTCATAACACCAGTTAATATTTGGACATGAGGCAACACAATGCAGCAAGTTGATACAagttttccaaatgtatttaaattactcactgacatttgtgaactGCAGAGAAAGATATGGGTATCAGAGATGTTAAATGAACCAGTTTAATGTAGTTACAGCTGATTTTACAATAAgcattctgtgtgtgtcagttgtgGAGGTAATACCTTAGCTGGGCGAGGAGAGTGATAGgctgcagctttaatggtcTGGGACAGTCCAGCCGGTGAAGGGGTCTTCAGCCTGGccatctgaaaacaaatatcaacaatTCAGTAAAATGAAGACTTTGATGACATTATGAACTTTATTCAATAGAAATAATCTTTACCTTTGCAACCggtgaacagcagggggtcgCCGGATCACCCAAACCACAGGACAACctgactggaggggatccaaccagctgctgacacatgagaacaaatatgttaaacttcacGCGTCTCAGTGAACACACTCTGTATTCTGAGTGAGATTGTGTCTTGTGTCAAAGAGTAACATACGTTGGTCACTGAAGTATGGGTGCGGGGGGGTGTTCCATTCGTGGTCCTGGACCGAGGAACCGGGCTGGAGGGGCCGTCGTCCTCCAGTCTCCGTGACAGCCTggctggaggggatccaacctgctgttgacagatgagaacaaatatgttaaattcAGACAGAGTGGACAATGTAGTTATGTCTCCATGAAGACACCGTTTCAACTGTAAACACTGACTATGTGCGTCAGTTGTGTAACATACATTGTTCACAGGAGACTGGTGGCGGGGGGGGCGTCTCTCCGTGGTCCTATGACGCCTGGCTGCCACTGGGGAGGCCACCTGCaccgtcaaataaaacatagaaccAGTAACTGTAGGGAAcaaggagaaactttataataCAGCTGAGAAGCGATGTCTCACAATTTACCTTCTTGCGCGCTGGAGGAGATGGGACGTCCACCAcgtcagacagctgagaaggAGACACTTCCTCCATAGCACAAAGGGTCGTGCTACTGAACCATCGTGGgttcagtggaaggaaggactccttctcctgtggaagacaaaacaccacaaagataaatgaatatttgttgggtcaaatacacaaagtttaaatactaaccagttaaaaaaaaaaaagaaaaaaaaaaaaaaaaaaggaaaataactcacctgctgctgagccacgcTGGCCGGACCAGGAACCTGCGGCTGGGAAAGCACatcacatatttgattaaataggtGCTTTTTAGTTATGACTGTGAACCCgtgaaccaaaatgtacacaaacacatgtaaagacacataatataataaataaaaaagaaaaaccctacTAACCTTGCAGCTCTGACCAACGACCTTCCACTGGAaggggtcaggagacagaggagcacgTACCTCTCCCTTCACAACCAGCTTAGGAGAAACCTTCCTAAGCGGCTGTGAAGGAGTAGGAGACACcgggggaggtggtggtggtgtctcgAGGAACTGCTCGGTGgaggcccacagcagctgggtgagGATCCCCATCCCCTCACGGTCGCTCAGGTGAACCTGCAGACATGACAATACAAAtccatttacagacagtttaactTCAAAAGGTAGCTCATGTCGACTGTTTCATATCGACACACAAGAAATTATAGCAAATTTCCTATCACACAGATACTCTACTTACGccgtctctgctccacagatccAAGCGCGTACGGGGGAAGTACTCCTCCGCAGAGAAGTACCTCaaacctaaaaacataaaaaaagtcattacaatattcacacatgtatgaataagttcatcacagacatttttaagcacatttcttttacttgttttaattgacaAGATATTTTTTGTTACCTACCCATACGAGCTGTCACGCGATGGTACGCATGGCGAAGGGCCCTCTggtgctcctcatcctcgttcAGGCGGGGAGGGAAGTCCACCACAAAGACCTGTAGGAAAcaaaattttagaaaacaccaactgacag
This sequence is a window from Acanthopagrus latus isolate v.2019 chromosome 8, fAcaLat1.1, whole genome shotgun sequence. Protein-coding genes within it:
- the LOC119024912 gene encoding uncharacterized protein LOC119024912, with amino-acid sequence MRKASKNQSALLSGEEEKRKNTQYERKKYSSCPEFRRKKLQAQRRRYAQDNLHQKQRLLSFKRYYDNVQDKKKEEVIRRYREDATFRQQRKTYITKRYKEDATFRTRQKKHITDRYQSDAAFRSRQKFGMSQRYNTDQSYSQKKKQDFNLRYHSDPEFRRRFNQRCNQQRGTKLATNAAFSIFYKMQRALRIRRKYRQIVPHRPQPLIDPVMEAAIAAFRESIRHGPTYICTVCNRTMFPNQVKECKRQKYCKHAKVAAACLTGNYVHFCDSDCSTPCSVPQERLHEWICYTCDSHLSRGCIPPMAVVNNLELAPIPPELAAFNVLERQLIAKILPFAKIVALPKGQQRAVHGAVVCVPSEVEATVNSLPRPRAEVQLLQVKLKRHIKYKGYQHFYNVNMKNVLAGLAKLKETHSEYKDVFINETATFDCLLEEEEPIEEEEPRQKEEPRHEEEPSIPEEDRDVDLEEIFKSQNEPGQLEADEEEQEELRPGLSLDTCMQPPDIAQEILSYGDGVFSVAPAQGNKPVGFFTIPKLEAMAFPVQFPTGENTLDEARTVSLSPSLYFNSRLFAADTRFASDQSYLFFAQFVTETHLVTNSMSIQMRKGKSKTKDG
- the LOC119024913 gene encoding uncharacterized protein LOC119024913 isoform X1, with translation MCKFVHAVVPVTAIGEDVANFEAHWTELVIPPESPGKQFVLIVGDSHLRAIVDRFAKMPEGKFSFGIMSTPGAHAAQLRTEVLHAKVPQDPDAVCVLAPSNNLTASRTVDEAAVDYARFLTAVRSRWSKVFVVDFPPRLNEDEEHQRALRHAYHRVTARMGLRYFSAEEYFPRTRLDLWSRDGVHLSDREGMGILTQLLWASTEQFLETPPPPPPVSPTPSQPLRKVSPKLVVKGEVRAPLSPDPFQWKVVGQSCKVSRVFLFYLLYYVSLHVFVYILVHGFTVITKKHLFNQICDVLSQPQVPGPASVAQQQEKESFLPLNPRWFSSTTLCAMEEVSPSQLSDVVDVPSPPARKKVASPVAARRHRTTERRPPRHQSPVNNQVGSPPARLSRRLEDDGPSSPVPRSRTTNGTPPRTHTSVTNQLVGSPPVRLSCGLGDPATPCCSPVAKMARLKTPSPAGLSQTIKAAAYHSPRPAKTTWTPSSTCWPWIIDDGLSTSHSPSKEDDPVRRTLSPAKTTTQKKIREVIFH
- the LOC119024913 gene encoding uncharacterized protein LOC119024913 isoform X2 encodes the protein MCKFVHAVVPVTAIGEDVANFEAHWTELVIPPESPGKQFVLIVGDSHLRAIVDRFAKMPEGKFSFGIMSTPGAHAAQLRTEVLHAKVPQDPDAVCVLAPSNNLTASRTVDEAAVDYARFLTAVRSRWSKVFVVDFPPRLNEDEEHQRALRHAYHRVTARMGLRYFSAEEYFPRTRLDLWSRDGVHLSDREGMGILTQLLWASTEQFLETPPPPPPVSPTPSQPLRKVSPKLVVKGEVRAPLSPDPFQWKVVGQSCKVSRVFLFYLLYYVSLHVFVYILVHGFTVITKKHLFNQICDVLSQPQVPGPASVAQQQEKESFLPLNPRWFSSTTLCAMEEVSPSQLSDVVDVPSPPARKKVASPVAARRHRTTERRPPRHQSPVNNQVGSPPARLSRRLEDDGPSSPVPRSRTTNGTPPRTHTSVTNQLVGSPPVRLSCGLGDPATPCCSPVAKMARLKTPSPAGLSQTIKAAAYHSPRPAKFTNVNDLDTFIDLLALDHR